In bacterium, the genomic window TTACCCACCAGGCCGAACCAGGCGAAGTAGGTACCGGCAGGCAGACAGAAGGCCGTCGCCGTGGCAACGGTTCCGCAACCCGCGTCAAAGGCGAGGGCCGTGAAGCTACCGTTCGGGCACGGCGCGGCAATGATACCAACGAGGTAACCGGAGACATCAGCGATCGCGCTCACGCTCACATCTTGAGCCTGCGTGATCGTGAATTCGTACCAGTCGGTGTCGCGGTACTGCGGTCCGCCGCCGTTGTCGCAGTAGTAGTAGGAGATACCGGCAACAGTGTCGCCGCAAGCCATCTGCGTGAAGGACGGGACAGTGTTGTTACAACCACCGTTCGGGTCAACGAACGTGAAACCGCACGAGTCGGCTTCGAGGGGTTCGATGATGTCCGTGACGCCCGGGGTGACCGAGCAGGTGCGGGTGCACTCGACGGTCTGGCAGAGGGTACCAACGCCATTGAACACACCGCCGAGGGCGGCACAGTCAAAGTCAAACAGTTCGTCGCAGCAGAGGCCGTCGTTGTAGCAGCAGGCACCGAAGGCGCACGGCTGATCCACGCAGTTTTCACCTTCGGTCCAGAGACCGCCGAGGTTGCCGCATTCGATTTCGAAGTTGGTGGCGCAAGCCGGGGTGCCGAGGTCATAGTAGCAGCAACGGCCCGTCGGAACTTCGCAGGGGGTGCAATCCACCCACGCGCGGTAGCCGTTGTTGAGACCACCATAAGGCAGGCCGGTGAAGGCGTTCAGACCGACGACGAAGAAATAGTCACCGGCGGGCAAGCAAGCCGAGGTGAACGTGAAGACTTCGCCGCAACCGGCAGCGGAAGCGCTGCCGTAGAACGGCTGGGTCACACAGTCACCACCGATGAAGTAAACGACGGCATTGTCAAACGCCGCACGGACGCTGACCGACATGATGCTCGGGACGGTCGTGGTAAAGCGATACCAATCGAGGTCGCGATACTGGAAGACCTTGCGTGCACTTGATGTAGGTGAAGGCTTCGGCGCACGCGGTGTCGCCGCAGGCGAGGTCGGTGAACGTGAAGACTCCGCTCTCATTGTTGCAACCACCGTTGGGGTCACTGGCGGGCAGTATACACGTATCCGCTTCGAAGATTTCCAGGATATCGTTCGGGCCGCAAGTCACGTTGCAGTTCGGGCACGGGTTATCGATGCAGTTGGCAAAGGCATTCCAGATACCGCCGAGGGTGACGCAGTCGGTTTCGGTCACGTCGTCGCACGTGAGGAACTCGCTGCCATAGCAGCAGCGGCCGATGGCACCGGCGCAGACGGGGGTCGTCGAACAGCCCTGCGCCGCATCAACTTCAACCTTGAGGGTGTAGGGGCCCGTGCCACTGCTAAAAGCGTCCACCAGAATGTAGTAGATAACTCCGGCGGAAACGGTCAATGTTCCGAAGGACTCGGAGCATGACTGCAGGCCGCACCAGTCATCATTGTTGAAAATTAACGAGCCGCCGGCATCCGGGCAACCACCGGAATAGACAAGCAACCGGGTGTCATATCCGGAGTTACCGCAGAGCGAGATAATGATGTTCTCCGTAACGGCAGGCGTGTAGGAATACACGACTTCCGGGCCAGGACCATCCGGGTAATCGTTGAGCGCACCAACGGTCGTGCCCTGATCGCAATAGGGAAGCGAGGCAATCGCCGGGGCGTCCACGCAGGTTTCGCCACCCTGGTCGAGCGAACGACGCGGGGCGCTGGGAGCCATTTGCGCAGTGATTTCGTTGAAACGAGTCTTTTCCGCGGTATAGTCGCGGCCATTCGCCTGAAGGTCGGCGATTTCGGCCAGCAACGCATCGCGTTCTTGGGTCAAAGACGGGTTCAACACGGCACCTTCGGCCTTGTTGCTAAGCATGGCGCGGACTTCGTCGCGGCTCAACTGGGCCGTTTGGTTGTCGCGCGACGCGACCGTCGCTTTTTCGGAGGCAACGACCTCGCTACCCGCGGACGGGGCGTTCTCGATCACCTTGACGGCACCGGGCTGTCCGGCCATGGCCTTCAAGTTGGATTGGATCGCCTCTTTCTGCTTCAGCAGGTTCGAGTCCGATCCGTTCATCTGCAACGCCTTGTCCAGGTTATGCAGTGTGGCGTTTGCCGACGCGGCCTTGGACGGCATCGTGCGGCTGGTCTTTGTGGCGGCCGCGAACGCGATCACGCTACAACAGATTAGGCCAGTAACGACATACATCAGCCATTTCTTGGTCATGTTTTCTCCTCTGCGCTTGGTTTGGGTCTGGGTGGGGGACCCGTTAGTCAGACATCTGCACGTAAACTCACATTTATGTCGGTGTATTCCACCGAACTCGTAGCAAGTGGAATATATTGTCGGTGCATCAAGGAGTCAATGAGTTTTGGTTGAAATCCACACAAGTTGATTTTCCGTGATTCATCCAACTAACTCATAGTAAACAAATTCTTAGTGGGTCTGACCCTGCACGACCTGCGCAGCGTGCAGACTCAAATTAAGTAAAAACAACAAAAGCCCATCCGTGCGCACGCTAGTATACAGGAGACCCCCGTCCAGAATGCCTCTCGCGGTGTGCAACCCGGGCGGTTGTGGGTCGGCAACAGAACGGCCCGGAAAACCGGGCCGTACGCGCGATAATGTCACACCGAATGTTAGTGCGCCGGGCAAGCCGACCTGAGGGCCCGGAAGTACTCTTTGCTGAAAATGCCGAAGTCGTTTCCGCTGGGCGAGAAGTCCTTATAGAGAATTTCACTCGCTCCCAGGGAGCGGAGTTCGTCCCGCAATGAAGGCTGGTCCCAGATCGGCAATCCGGTGACGACGACGACTCCGGGATGGCTGTTGCGTTCGACGAGCTTCATCAGAACGGAGCGGCCGCTCATGCGCGGCATTTCGAGATCCAATGAGATGACATCGGTTTCCACGGACTCGAGCGCGTCCAGACACTCGTCGCCATCTCCGACGGCGGCGGCGACTTCAAAGCCGGCTTCCCGCTCGACGAGTTTTTGCAGGATACGCCGGACGACCGGATTGTCGTCGGCGATCAGCACACGGACCGGATTCCCCCGTAGACTCATACGATTATTCGGTTGTGGCCAAGCGAATGAACTCGCGGGCGCGGTCGATGTTTTCTTCGATTTCGGCGACAAAGGACGGAATATCGAGGGTCAGGATATTCGGATTGTCTTTGGCAAGCACTTCCCACGCGGGGTCTTGTGCAAGGTGCGCATTGACCATGTCACGAATATCGCGATCCAGAATCCCACGCGCGAGACTGGAAGCCAGATGCACAATGGCGGTCAGGGTGCTGTGCTCAGGCGCGAGATGCGGCTGGTGGTGATAACGGATGCTCTCGACGATTGAGGAGGGCAGCGACCATTTTTCACAGAGCCAGGCCCCGACTTCGGCATGATCGGTACCGAGGATTCTCTGTTCGGCAACGATGGACGGGATTTTTTCCTGGACGGACATGTTAAAGGCATTGGCCAGTTCCGTGCTGTAGTATTGGTGCAGCACGATCTTGCCGATGTTGTGCAGGAGTCCGGCTGTAAATTCGATGCCGTGCAGCCGCAGTTGCAGGCGACTGGCAAGGACGCGGGCAATTTCACCGGTTCCGGCGCTGTGCTCCCAGAAGATTTCGCGCTGGAATCCCCCAGCGGACACCTGTTTCGGGAAGGCGCCAAGCACGGAGATGGACGTTACGAGGCTCGATACTTCGCGCATGCCAAGCACGACAAGCGCCATATTGAGCGACTCGACGCGGCGAGGCATGCCATAGAAAGCGCTGTTGGCGACGCGCAGGATTTTACCGGTCATCGAGGGATCGTTGCGGATTATGCGCACGATTTCGGACATTCCGGCGAGCGGGTCATTGGCTAGACGCGAGACTTCGAGTGCGATGGTCGGCAAGGTAGGCAGGTCATGGGCATCGCGGAGCCGCGCGAAGACGGCCTTGCTGCGCGTGCTGTCGCCGATGATCAGGGTGTCATCGGTGGGCACGGAAACAAAGCTATGGGACGAGTGCTGCATTAGTTCTCCATTGAGCGGGCGGACATACGGGACATCAGGTCATGGACATTCAACCAGAAGACGTCGCCATGCCGGGTAATGGTGCGACCGCGGGCCGGCAGCGGGCAGGCCTCGAGGTTATGTGCGATCCATCCGCGCGCTTGCACGGGCAGGACTTCGTCAGCGAAATCAAAAGCGAGAGCGACCGACTGGCCGTGGTTTTCAACGAGCGCCAGTGCGGGCAGAATAGGCGACTGGTGTGCTGGCGCGCGTAAGTCAATGACCGGTACGCGGCCCTGCGGCAGTTGCACAAGTCCGCTGCACCGTAAGTCGGTAGACGGAATAAGGGGCAGCCCGGTGTAGAGTCCGAGGATTTCGTCTACGGCCAAAGCGAAGCGCCAGCTTCCGACGCGGAAACAGACGTGTTTGGACGGGGGCGACGCCGCAGCGGCGGCTCGGCGGATTTGCCGGGGAGGTGCGCTAAGCATAATGCCTACTGTTGTTTGAGTTTCTTCTCAAGACCGAGAAGTAGACGAGCGGCAATCCTGTTGGGTGTGGATTTGCCGTTTTCCCACCGGTTGACGGTGGAGAAGGTGACACCGATGAGGTGCGCGAAGTCTTCCTGCGTGAGCTGCATCCGTTGCCGGATTTGGCGGATGCGTTCAGCTTCCATGCGATTCTGATCCAAGGGAGGCTCCGGATAGGTTGGGTACGATACTGTGCTTATCCGGGGACTGAAGTGCAAGAGCTGGGCCATTGCGAAGCCTATAGCATGCTGGCACCGGCGCGCGAGCGTAAAAATAGTTAAAATAATAAATTAGAGAAGAGCAATGCGACAGCGATGTAGAAAGCGGATAGGCAGGATTGGGTAGGTCTGGGGGTCAGCGAGGTGTGTCGAGGGGGGAGCACAGGCGGAGCGGGCGGCGGCCCGCCGCAGGCCGGAGCCTGATGACGGGCGGGGCGAAATGAGGGAAGTGTCTAATATTCGGCGTAGAGTCCCCCGGTTTGTTCGTACCAGTTGTAGATTTTGTCGGCGAGGGCGGGCAGGTCACCGCCCGAGACATCGAGCTTGAGGACGCGCATGGCGGAGCGGTCGGCCAAGGCTTCGAGGTATTCCTGTTCGCGGATGAAGCGGGTGAGATCATCGTATTGCGACGGATTGCCGGAAACCTCCAGACGCTCGGCGCGGGCGGCGACAAAAGTCGCTGGTTGGCGCATGCAGAGCACGATGCGAAAGCCGACGGCCGCCAGCCGCTCTTCGAGCCAGCGGAAGTCGTAGTCACGGCCGCAATAGAGATGCTGATGCATCTGCGTCGAAAGATGAAAGCGGTCCACAATCCACGAATAGTAACGCAACAGCTCGAAGAGCTTAATCCACGTGTGATAGGTCTCGAAGGCGCGTTGCTCTTCTTCGAGTTCGAAGTTAATCAGGCCGCGTCCCCAAGGGAAATTGGAGAAGGCGCACCATTCGCCCGAGACGTAGGGCGAGTGATAGCGATACTTGCGCGGGCCGATAAGCTTAGGGTGCTCGTTGAGCAGGAAGCCCAGCTCGGTTTTCGAGGTCAGGCGGGTGCCTTCGAGGATAATCTTAGGACAGAGTTTGGCGGACACGGTGGTCTATGGGATGAGTGATAGTAAAAACGTCGCAGATCTGTAGACCTGCGACGGGGAAATGGCTGTTCAGGTCGGCGAGACTACGACTCGGTGCGTTTGGCGCGACGGGCCTCCAACAAAATACCCACCAAGATGGCCAATTCATAGAGTACGATCATGGGCGCCACCATCAGCATCATCGTCAGGGCGTCGGTAGTGGGCGTGGCCAGCGCGGCGATGATGAAAATCAGGACGATGGCGATGCGGCGATGCTTGCGAAAGAAGCTTGACGGTACCAGTCCGGTGGCAATCAACACGCCCATGAGCAACGGCAGTTGGAAGATCACGCCGAATGCCAGCAGCAGAAACAGCACGAGGCTGATGTAGCTGTTGAGTGACCAGAAATTTTGCAGCCCGACTTCGGCGAACGAACCCAGGAACTCAAGCGCGGCGGGTAGGATGATCCATGCGAAGATGACACCGCCCCAGAACAGGGTGGTCGAGATGATCATGATGGGCCAGAGCCAGAGCTTTTCTTTTTTGCGCAGCCCCGGGCCGATGAATCCGTAGAGCTGCCAGGCCACGAAAGGTGACGCGAGCAGAATGCCGACCAAGAGCGCGATTTTGACTTCAATAATGAAACCTTCGGACGGGCCGAGCAGCGACAACGTGCCGGGAACGGACTGTTTGAATGGTTCAATCAGGAAATCGCGCGCGCGATCGGCGGACAGGAATCCCGCGATGGCGCCGAGAGCAATGAACAGAAAGCTGCGCAACAGGCGTTTGCGCAGTTCGTCAATGTGGTCCCAGAAAGTGAGTGCGGGTGCGGACAAAAGGCGAAATTGGAATCTTGAAATTGAAAATGAAACGGTGCGGACGCCTGCGTCCGCGAGGGGCGCTCGCGCGTGGGTTGACTTACTCGTTCGGGACTGTTACTTTGCGGGGGCGGCTTCGGTGAGCTTGAAGGGATTGAAGCGCGTGTTGGTGTCGTAGATGTCCACGTGTTCGTGGCGCTTCAGGTAGCCGACCGCGGCATAAGTGACCGGGGTCAAGCAGATCTCGATGCCGCATTTGTAGACGTAGTTGAAAGCCAGCATGAGCCACAGTTCCTGTGAGGGTACGATACCGACAAAGGCGATGACGACAAACAGCGCGGTGTCCACCGCTTGACCGACCAATGTGGAGCTGATGGTCCTCGCCCACAGTTTGCGGCCGTTGGTTTTGACCTTGAGTTTGGCCAGAATCACCGAGTTGGTGAACTCACCGAAGAGATAGGCGATCATGGAGGCCAGCACGATGCGCGGGACGAAGCCTAAGATGGCGTCAAACGCTTCTTGATTGGGCCAGATACTGGCGGGCGGCATAACACTGACGAGCCAGAAGGTCAATGCGGCCAGGAGATTTGCCGCGAAGCCCAGCCAGATAACTCGTCGCGCACGCGCAAAGCCGTAGACTTCGGTGAGGATATCGCCGAAGATATAGCTTAGGGGAAAGAGAAATGTCCCGCCGTCAAACGGGAAGGGCCCGAAGCCGACGAGCTTGGTCGCGGCGATATTCGAGATCAGCAGGACCGCGACAAAGAGTCCGGCGATGAGGTCGAAGTAGCGCAGGCCGCGCGGGAGTTCGGACGGGCGAATAATCCAGATGGACACGGTGAGGATGCCGGGTGAATAATGAAAGATGGAGGCCGCGGGTAGGCT contains:
- a CDS encoding queuosine precursor transporter, whose translation is MRYFDLIAGLFVAVLLISNIAATKLVGFGPFPFDGGTFLFPLSYIFGDILTEVYGFARARRVIWLGFAANLLAALTFWLVSVMPPASIWPNQEAFDAILGFVPRIVLASMIAYLFGEFTNSVILAKLKVKTNGRKLWARTISSTLVGQAVDTALFVVIAFVGIVPSQELWLMLAFNYVYKCGIEICLTPVTYAAVGYLKRHEHVDIYDTNTRFNPFKLTEAAPAK
- the tatC gene encoding twin-arginine translocase subunit TatC is translated as MSAPALTFWDHIDELRKRLLRSFLFIALGAIAGFLSADRARDFLIEPFKQSVPGTLSLLGPSEGFIIEVKIALLVGILLASPFVAWQLYGFIGPGLRKKEKLWLWPIMIISTTLFWGGVIFAWIILPAALEFLGSFAEVGLQNFWSLNSYISLVLFLLLAFGVIFQLPLLMGVLIATGLVPSSFFRKHRRIAIVLIFIIAALATPTTDALTMMLMVAPMIVLYELAILVGILLEARRAKRTES
- a CDS encoding response regulator transcription factor, producing the protein MSLRGNPVRVLIADDNPVVRRILQKLVEREAGFEVAAAVGDGDECLDALESVETDVISLDLEMPRMSGRSVLMKLVERNSHPGVVVVTGLPIWDQPSLRDELRSLGASEILYKDFSPSGNDFGIFSKEYFRALRSACPAH
- a CDS encoding helix-turn-helix transcriptional regulator; amino-acid sequence: MEAERIRQIRQRMQLTQEDFAHLIGVTFSTVNRWENGKSTPNRIAARLLLGLEKKLKQQ
- a CDS encoding HDOD domain-containing protein; this encodes MQHSSHSFVSVPTDDTLIIGDSTRSKAVFARLRDAHDLPTLPTIALEVSRLANDPLAGMSEIVRIIRNDPSMTGKILRVANSAFYGMPRRVESLNMALVVLGMREVSSLVTSISVLGAFPKQVSAGGFQREIFWEHSAGTGEIARVLASRLQLRLHGIEFTAGLLHNIGKIVLHQYYSTELANAFNMSVQEKIPSIVAEQRILGTDHAEVGAWLCEKWSLPSSIVESIRYHHQPHLAPEHSTLTAIVHLASSLARGILDRDIRDMVNAHLAQDPAWEVLAKDNPNILTLDIPSFVAEIEENIDRAREFIRLATTE